AAGAGGGAAGAGGAAGATGAGGGAGTGGGGAGAGATGGGGAAGATGAGGAAGCAGGGGCGCAGGGGAGAAAAAACAAACTGTCAACTGTCAACTGACCAATGACACAATATGCTACTAACTGATTTACGAACTATTTATGAACGTGACCCAGCAGCGCGTAACTGGTTGGAAATTTTGTTCTGCTATCCTGGGTTGCAAGCTTTATTGTTCCATCGTTTGGCGCACTGGCTATATAAGAATAATCTGCCATTTATACCCAGACTGCTTTCTCATATCAGTCGTTTTTTGACGGGAATTGAAATTCATCCAGGAGCAGTCATTGGTAGAGGGGTGTTTATCGACCACGGAATGGGGGTAGTTATTGGTGAAACGGCGATTGTGGGCGATTATGCTTTAATTTATCAAGGTGTGACCTTGGGTGGTACTGGTAAGGAAACTGGTAAGCGCCATCCCACTGTGGGTAGTCATGTGATTGTCGGGGCTGGTGCTAAGGTATTAGGAAATATTACGATTGGCGATCGCGTGCGTATTGGTGCAGGTTCAGTAGTGTTACGAGATGTCCCTAGTGATACTACTGTAGTAGGGATACCTGGACGGGTAATTCGTGAGAACAACTCAACTACAGATGCTCTAGCTCATGGTAAGGTACGCGATGTAGAAGCAGAAGTCATCCGCGCTTTGTTTGAGCGGGTGAAAGCTTTGGAAAAACAACTAGAACACTTAGGAAACCCGTCCTATGATGTCTTATCTTCTTCAGAGGGTGAAGAACTAATTCATAGCGAGAATGGTAATAACTCTGATGCTGTGATTGAAGAGTTTCTAGATGGTGCGGGAATATAGTTATTGGTCATTAGTTATTAGTCCATAGTCATTAGTCCATAATTATTCTCCCTCATCTCCCTCATCTCCCCCATCCCCCCATCTCCAATAATTGTTAACTACCATAACCACAAGTTCTGAGAACCTGATATAAATATACTACGGTTAGTTTATCGGGAAGCAGTATTAAATATAATGGTAACTTTATACTCAGGCATCGCTACTTCTCACAGTAAAAATACTAAACAGTATTTTACACGGCGGACTTTCTTGCCAGAGCAGCACAACAGTTTATG
Above is a genomic segment from Nostoc sp. MS1 containing:
- the cysE gene encoding serine O-acetyltransferase codes for the protein MLLTDLRTIYERDPAARNWLEILFCYPGLQALLFHRLAHWLYKNNLPFIPRLLSHISRFLTGIEIHPGAVIGRGVFIDHGMGVVIGETAIVGDYALIYQGVTLGGTGKETGKRHPTVGSHVIVGAGAKVLGNITIGDRVRIGAGSVVLRDVPSDTTVVGIPGRVIRENNSTTDALAHGKVRDVEAEVIRALFERVKALEKQLEHLGNPSYDVLSSSEGEELIHSENGNNSDAVIEEFLDGAGI